Proteins encoded together in one Piliocolobus tephrosceles isolate RC106 chromosome 15, ASM277652v3, whole genome shotgun sequence window:
- the IL1RL2 gene encoding interleukin-1 receptor-like 2 isoform X3, with product MTGLRSLSYFPLSTRSCTLQSCSPVWGCGPCCSAGCPSPFHCLSQQDCNEITGERFTILETRLLVSNVSAEDRGNYACQVILTHSGKQYEVLNGITVNIKRAGYGGSVPKIIYPKNNSIEVQLGTTLIVDCNITDTKDNTNLRCWRVNNTLVDDYYSESKRIREGVETHASFREHNLYTVNITFLEVKMEDYGLPFMCHAGVSAAYIMLQLPAPDFRAYLIGGLIAFLAVAVSVVYIYNIFKIDIVLWYRSAFHSTETIEDGKLYDAYVLYPKPHRESQRHAVDALVLKILPEVLERQCGYKLFIFGRDEFPGQAVANVIDENVKLCRRLIVIVVPESLGFGLLKNLSEEQIAVYNALIQDGMKVILIELEKIEDYTAMPESIQYIKQKHGVIRWHGDFTEQSQCVKTKFWKTVRYHMPPRRCRPSPPVQLPQHTPCYRTTGPKLGSRRKKCTLKTG from the exons gACTGTAACGAGATTACAGGGGAGCGGTTCACCATTTTGGAAACCAGGCTTTTGGTGAGCAATGTCTCAGCAGAGGACAGAGGGAACTACGCATGTCAAGTCATACTGACACACTCAGGGAAGCAGTACGAAGTTTTAAATGGCATCACTGTGAACATCA AAAGAGCTGGATATGGAGGAAGTGTCCCTAAAATCATTTAtccaaaaaataattcaattgaAGTACAGCTTG GTACCACCCTGATAGTGGACTGTAATATAACAGACACGAAGGATAATACAAATCTACGATGCTGGAGAGTCAATAACACTTTGGTGGATGATTACTATAGTGAATCCAAACGAATCAGAGAAGGGGTGGA aacCCATGCCTCTTTTCGGGAACATAATTTGTACACAGTAAACATCACCTTCTTGGAAGTGAAAATGGAAGATTATGGCCTTCCTTTCATGTGCCATGCCGGAGTGTCCGCAGCATACATTATGTTACAGCTCCCAG CACCAGATTTTCGAGCTTACTTGATAGGAGGGCTTATCGCCTTTTTGGCTGTGGCTGTGTCTGTTGTGTACATATACAACATTTTTAAGATCGACATTGTTCTTTGGTATCGAAGCGCCTTCCATTCTACAGAGACCATAGAAG ACGGGAAGCTGTATGACGCCTACGTCTTATACCCCAAGCCCCACAGGGAAAGCCAGAGGCATGCCGTGGATGCCCTGGTGTTGAAGATCCTGCCCGAGGTGCTGGAGAGACAATGTGGATATAAGTTGTTTATATTCGGCAGAGATGAATTCCCTGGACAAG cTGTGGCCAATGTCATCGATGAAAATGTTAAACTGTGCAGGAGACTGATTGTCATTGTGGTCCCTGAATCGCTGGGCTTTGGCCTGTTGAAGAATCTGTCAGAAGAACAAATCGCTGTCTACAATGCCCTCATCCAGGACGGGATGAAGGTTATTCTCATTGAGCTGGAGAAAATTGAGGACTACACAGCCATGCCGGAGTCAATTCAGTACATCAAGCAGAAGCACGGGGTCATCCGGTGGCACGGGGACTTCACGGAGCAGTCACAGTGTGTGAAGACCAAGTTTTGGAAGACAGTGAGATATCACATGCCGCCCAGAAGGTGTCGGCCGTCTCCTCCGGTCCAGCTGCCGCAGCACACACCTTGCTACCGCACGACAG GCCCAAAACTAGGCTCAAGAAGAAAGAAGTGTACTCTCAAGACTGGCTAA